A window from Musa acuminata AAA Group cultivar baxijiao chromosome BXJ3-10, Cavendish_Baxijiao_AAA, whole genome shotgun sequence encodes these proteins:
- the LOC135581203 gene encoding protease Do-like 8, chloroplastic isoform X4: MLVLACSRPLHSFRPPRCFGRRELFIDGVSSISSQRPTAPAPHLHLAASSRSSSDEQTFNLGDTMKTVFPFTSRRMLFAGSTLWFCLHTSKYFPALALEEPSITTEDVTPRVFLSGPLFPSEERTVEIFEKNTYSVVNIFDVTLRPRLNATGVVEVPEGNGSGVVWDKFGHIVTNYHVVGNALSKNPNPDQVVARVNILVAEGVQKTFEGRLIGANRAKDLAVLKVDASADLLKPINVGQSSVLRVGQQCLAIGNPFGFDHTLTVGVISGLNRDIVSKTGVTIGGGIQTDAAINPGNSGGPLLDSKGNMIGINTAIFTNTGASAGVGFAIPSSTVLRIVPQLIQFGKIPENSVAAKAGLLPTTRGLAGNIVLGDVIVAVDNKPVRSKADLLKILDEYNVGNTVLLKIQRGSENLDLPVVLEETSI; encoded by the exons ATGCTCGTCTTGGCTTGCAGCCGACCACTCCATAGTTTTCGACCTCCGAGATGCTTCGGCCGGCGAGAGCTCTTCATCGATGGTGTCTCCTCTATCTCCTCCCAAAGACCCACCGCGCCTGCTCCTCATCTCCACCTCGCCGCCTCTTCTCGCTC GTCATCTGATGAACAGACTTTTAACCTGGGTGACACTATGAAAACTGTTTTCCCATTTACTTCTCGGCGAATGCTGTTTGCTGGTTCAACATTATGGTTTTGCTTGCACACTTCAAAGTACTTTCCAG CTCTTGCATTGGAAGAACCATCTATCACAACTGAAGACGTCACACCTCGTGTTTTCTTATCTGGGCCGCTCTTTCCTTCAGAG GAAAGAACTGTGGAAATTTTTGAGAAGAACACTTACTCTGTCGTCAACATCTTTGATGTAACATTACGCCCTCGGCTTAATGCAACTGGTGTTGTTGAG GTGCCTGAAGGAAATGGTTCTGGAGTTGTTTGGGATAAATTTGGACACATCGTGACAAATTATCACG TTGTTGGCAATGCTCTTTCAAAGAATCCAAACCCGGATCAAGTTGTTGCACGTGTGAACATCCTTGTTGCTGAAGG GGTACAAAAGACTTTTGAGGGTAGGCTGATTGGTGCAAATCGTGCTAAAGATCTTGCTGTCTTGAAG GTGGATGCCTCTGCGGATCTTTTGAAGCCAATTAACGTCGGTCAGTCTTCAGTCCTAAGAGTTGGCCAGCAGTGTTTAGCAATTGGAAATCCTTTTGGTTTTGATCATACTCTTACTGTTGGAGTTATTAGTGGACTGAATCGCGATATTGTTAGCAAAACTGGAGTGACAATTGGAGGTGGCATTCAGACAGATGCAGCCATCAATCCTGGAAATAG TGGTGGTCCTTTGCTGGACTCGAAAGGAAACATGATTGGAATTAACACAGCAATATTCACAAATACAG GGGCCTCAGCAGGTGTAGGATTCGCCATCCCGTCTTCAACTGTCCTTAGGATTGTCCCTCAGCTAATCCAATTTGGAAAA ATTCCTGAGAATAGTGTTGCAGCCAAAGCAGGTTTGCTACCTACCACAAGAGGTTTAGCCGGTAATATTGTTCTTGGGGATGTTATTGTTGCGGTAGATAATAAGCCT GTTCGTAGCAAAGCTGATCTATTGAAGATTTTGGATGAGTATAATGTTGGAAACACTGTTCTGCTTAAGATTCAGAGGGGAAGTGAGAATTTAGACCTACCTGTAGTTTTAGAGGAGACGAGCATCTGA
- the LOC135581203 gene encoding protease Do-like 8, chloroplastic isoform X1, with the protein MLVLACSRPLHSFRPPRCFGRRELFIDGVSSISSQRPTAPAPHLHLAASSRSSSDEQTFNLGDTMKTVFPFTSRRMLFAGSTLWFCLHTSKYFPAALALEEPSITTEDVTPRVFLSGPLFPSEERTVEIFEKNTYSVVNIFDVTLRPRLNATGVVEVPEGNGSGVVWDKFGHIVTNYHVVGNALSKNPNPDQVVARVNILVAEGVQKTFEGRLIGANRAKDLAVLKVDASADLLKPINVGQSSVLRVGQQCLAIGNPFGFDHTLTVGVISGLNRDIVSKTGVTIGGGIQTDAAINPGNSGGPLLDSKGNMIGINTAIFTNTGASAGVGFAIPSSTVLRIVPQLIQFGKVVRAGLNMEIAPDLVANQLNVRNGALVLQIPENSVAAKAGLLPTTRGLAGNIVLGDVIVAVDNKPVRSKADLLKILDEYNVGNTVLLKIQRGSENLDLPVVLEETSI; encoded by the exons ATGCTCGTCTTGGCTTGCAGCCGACCACTCCATAGTTTTCGACCTCCGAGATGCTTCGGCCGGCGAGAGCTCTTCATCGATGGTGTCTCCTCTATCTCCTCCCAAAGACCCACCGCGCCTGCTCCTCATCTCCACCTCGCCGCCTCTTCTCGCTC GTCATCTGATGAACAGACTTTTAACCTGGGTGACACTATGAAAACTGTTTTCCCATTTACTTCTCGGCGAATGCTGTTTGCTGGTTCAACATTATGGTTTTGCTTGCACACTTCAAAGTACTTTCCAG caGCTCTTGCATTGGAAGAACCATCTATCACAACTGAAGACGTCACACCTCGTGTTTTCTTATCTGGGCCGCTCTTTCCTTCAGAG GAAAGAACTGTGGAAATTTTTGAGAAGAACACTTACTCTGTCGTCAACATCTTTGATGTAACATTACGCCCTCGGCTTAATGCAACTGGTGTTGTTGAG GTGCCTGAAGGAAATGGTTCTGGAGTTGTTTGGGATAAATTTGGACACATCGTGACAAATTATCACG TTGTTGGCAATGCTCTTTCAAAGAATCCAAACCCGGATCAAGTTGTTGCACGTGTGAACATCCTTGTTGCTGAAGG GGTACAAAAGACTTTTGAGGGTAGGCTGATTGGTGCAAATCGTGCTAAAGATCTTGCTGTCTTGAAG GTGGATGCCTCTGCGGATCTTTTGAAGCCAATTAACGTCGGTCAGTCTTCAGTCCTAAGAGTTGGCCAGCAGTGTTTAGCAATTGGAAATCCTTTTGGTTTTGATCATACTCTTACTGTTGGAGTTATTAGTGGACTGAATCGCGATATTGTTAGCAAAACTGGAGTGACAATTGGAGGTGGCATTCAGACAGATGCAGCCATCAATCCTGGAAATAG TGGTGGTCCTTTGCTGGACTCGAAAGGAAACATGATTGGAATTAACACAGCAATATTCACAAATACAG GGGCCTCAGCAGGTGTAGGATTCGCCATCCCGTCTTCAACTGTCCTTAGGATTGTCCCTCAGCTAATCCAATTTGGAAAA GTTGTGCGTGCTGGTTTAAATATGGAGATAGCGCCAGATCTAGTTGCTAATCAACTTAATGTTCGGAATGGAGCTCTTGTGCTGCAG ATTCCTGAGAATAGTGTTGCAGCCAAAGCAGGTTTGCTACCTACCACAAGAGGTTTAGCCGGTAATATTGTTCTTGGGGATGTTATTGTTGCGGTAGATAATAAGCCT GTTCGTAGCAAAGCTGATCTATTGAAGATTTTGGATGAGTATAATGTTGGAAACACTGTTCTGCTTAAGATTCAGAGGGGAAGTGAGAATTTAGACCTACCTGTAGTTTTAGAGGAGACGAGCATCTGA
- the LOC135581203 gene encoding protease Do-like 8, chloroplastic isoform X3, giving the protein MLVLACSRPLHSFRPPRCFGRRELFIDGVSSISSQRPTAPAPHLHLAASSRSSSDEQTFNLGDTMKTVFPFTSRRMLFAGSTLWFCLHTSKYFPAALALEEPSITTEDVTPRVFLSGPLFPSEERTVEIFEKNTYSVVNIFDVTLRPRLNATGVVEVPEGNGSGVVWDKFGHIVTNYHVVGNALSKNPNPDQVVARVNILVAEGVQKTFEGRLIGANRAKDLAVLKVDASADLLKPINVGQSSVLRVGQQCLAIGNPFGFDHTLTVGVISGLNRDIVSKTGVTIGGGIQTDAAINPGNSGGPLLDSKGNMIGINTAIFTNTGASAGVGFAIPSSTVLRIVPQLIQFGKIPENSVAAKAGLLPTTRGLAGNIVLGDVIVAVDNKPVRSKADLLKILDEYNVGNTVLLKIQRGSENLDLPVVLEETSI; this is encoded by the exons ATGCTCGTCTTGGCTTGCAGCCGACCACTCCATAGTTTTCGACCTCCGAGATGCTTCGGCCGGCGAGAGCTCTTCATCGATGGTGTCTCCTCTATCTCCTCCCAAAGACCCACCGCGCCTGCTCCTCATCTCCACCTCGCCGCCTCTTCTCGCTC GTCATCTGATGAACAGACTTTTAACCTGGGTGACACTATGAAAACTGTTTTCCCATTTACTTCTCGGCGAATGCTGTTTGCTGGTTCAACATTATGGTTTTGCTTGCACACTTCAAAGTACTTTCCAG caGCTCTTGCATTGGAAGAACCATCTATCACAACTGAAGACGTCACACCTCGTGTTTTCTTATCTGGGCCGCTCTTTCCTTCAGAG GAAAGAACTGTGGAAATTTTTGAGAAGAACACTTACTCTGTCGTCAACATCTTTGATGTAACATTACGCCCTCGGCTTAATGCAACTGGTGTTGTTGAG GTGCCTGAAGGAAATGGTTCTGGAGTTGTTTGGGATAAATTTGGACACATCGTGACAAATTATCACG TTGTTGGCAATGCTCTTTCAAAGAATCCAAACCCGGATCAAGTTGTTGCACGTGTGAACATCCTTGTTGCTGAAGG GGTACAAAAGACTTTTGAGGGTAGGCTGATTGGTGCAAATCGTGCTAAAGATCTTGCTGTCTTGAAG GTGGATGCCTCTGCGGATCTTTTGAAGCCAATTAACGTCGGTCAGTCTTCAGTCCTAAGAGTTGGCCAGCAGTGTTTAGCAATTGGAAATCCTTTTGGTTTTGATCATACTCTTACTGTTGGAGTTATTAGTGGACTGAATCGCGATATTGTTAGCAAAACTGGAGTGACAATTGGAGGTGGCATTCAGACAGATGCAGCCATCAATCCTGGAAATAG TGGTGGTCCTTTGCTGGACTCGAAAGGAAACATGATTGGAATTAACACAGCAATATTCACAAATACAG GGGCCTCAGCAGGTGTAGGATTCGCCATCCCGTCTTCAACTGTCCTTAGGATTGTCCCTCAGCTAATCCAATTTGGAAAA ATTCCTGAGAATAGTGTTGCAGCCAAAGCAGGTTTGCTACCTACCACAAGAGGTTTAGCCGGTAATATTGTTCTTGGGGATGTTATTGTTGCGGTAGATAATAAGCCT GTTCGTAGCAAAGCTGATCTATTGAAGATTTTGGATGAGTATAATGTTGGAAACACTGTTCTGCTTAAGATTCAGAGGGGAAGTGAGAATTTAGACCTACCTGTAGTTTTAGAGGAGACGAGCATCTGA
- the LOC135581203 gene encoding protease Do-like 8, chloroplastic isoform X2 — MLVLACSRPLHSFRPPRCFGRRELFIDGVSSISSQRPTAPAPHLHLAASSRSSSDEQTFNLGDTMKTVFPFTSRRMLFAGSTLWFCLHTSKYFPALALEEPSITTEDVTPRVFLSGPLFPSEERTVEIFEKNTYSVVNIFDVTLRPRLNATGVVEVPEGNGSGVVWDKFGHIVTNYHVVGNALSKNPNPDQVVARVNILVAEGVQKTFEGRLIGANRAKDLAVLKVDASADLLKPINVGQSSVLRVGQQCLAIGNPFGFDHTLTVGVISGLNRDIVSKTGVTIGGGIQTDAAINPGNSGGPLLDSKGNMIGINTAIFTNTGASAGVGFAIPSSTVLRIVPQLIQFGKVVRAGLNMEIAPDLVANQLNVRNGALVLQIPENSVAAKAGLLPTTRGLAGNIVLGDVIVAVDNKPVRSKADLLKILDEYNVGNTVLLKIQRGSENLDLPVVLEETSI; from the exons ATGCTCGTCTTGGCTTGCAGCCGACCACTCCATAGTTTTCGACCTCCGAGATGCTTCGGCCGGCGAGAGCTCTTCATCGATGGTGTCTCCTCTATCTCCTCCCAAAGACCCACCGCGCCTGCTCCTCATCTCCACCTCGCCGCCTCTTCTCGCTC GTCATCTGATGAACAGACTTTTAACCTGGGTGACACTATGAAAACTGTTTTCCCATTTACTTCTCGGCGAATGCTGTTTGCTGGTTCAACATTATGGTTTTGCTTGCACACTTCAAAGTACTTTCCAG CTCTTGCATTGGAAGAACCATCTATCACAACTGAAGACGTCACACCTCGTGTTTTCTTATCTGGGCCGCTCTTTCCTTCAGAG GAAAGAACTGTGGAAATTTTTGAGAAGAACACTTACTCTGTCGTCAACATCTTTGATGTAACATTACGCCCTCGGCTTAATGCAACTGGTGTTGTTGAG GTGCCTGAAGGAAATGGTTCTGGAGTTGTTTGGGATAAATTTGGACACATCGTGACAAATTATCACG TTGTTGGCAATGCTCTTTCAAAGAATCCAAACCCGGATCAAGTTGTTGCACGTGTGAACATCCTTGTTGCTGAAGG GGTACAAAAGACTTTTGAGGGTAGGCTGATTGGTGCAAATCGTGCTAAAGATCTTGCTGTCTTGAAG GTGGATGCCTCTGCGGATCTTTTGAAGCCAATTAACGTCGGTCAGTCTTCAGTCCTAAGAGTTGGCCAGCAGTGTTTAGCAATTGGAAATCCTTTTGGTTTTGATCATACTCTTACTGTTGGAGTTATTAGTGGACTGAATCGCGATATTGTTAGCAAAACTGGAGTGACAATTGGAGGTGGCATTCAGACAGATGCAGCCATCAATCCTGGAAATAG TGGTGGTCCTTTGCTGGACTCGAAAGGAAACATGATTGGAATTAACACAGCAATATTCACAAATACAG GGGCCTCAGCAGGTGTAGGATTCGCCATCCCGTCTTCAACTGTCCTTAGGATTGTCCCTCAGCTAATCCAATTTGGAAAA GTTGTGCGTGCTGGTTTAAATATGGAGATAGCGCCAGATCTAGTTGCTAATCAACTTAATGTTCGGAATGGAGCTCTTGTGCTGCAG ATTCCTGAGAATAGTGTTGCAGCCAAAGCAGGTTTGCTACCTACCACAAGAGGTTTAGCCGGTAATATTGTTCTTGGGGATGTTATTGTTGCGGTAGATAATAAGCCT GTTCGTAGCAAAGCTGATCTATTGAAGATTTTGGATGAGTATAATGTTGGAAACACTGTTCTGCTTAAGATTCAGAGGGGAAGTGAGAATTTAGACCTACCTGTAGTTTTAGAGGAGACGAGCATCTGA